One genomic window of Gemmatimonadota bacterium includes the following:
- a CDS encoding ATP phosphoribosyltransferase encodes MRIALPNKGRLSERALQLFEQAGLKPAFRVDRALVASLGDDFQAIFVRAADVPEYLADGAADLGVTGLDLVEESGRNVEHVLDLGFGRCRLVVAVRDDSIATSATDLPAGTRVATSFPRVASRYFEALGIPIEIARVSGSTEIAPHLGIADVIVDLTSTGSTLRVNGLREIDTILNSSAHLIARQESLTHHAKRDAIHDLATAIESVLRAQEKRYLMANVPRAKLDEVRRVIPGLSGPTIVEVLDSGSWVAAHAVVDTSVTPSSRATLRQRS; translated from the coding sequence ATCCGCATCGCGCTGCCGAACAAAGGGCGCCTCTCCGAGCGCGCGCTTCAACTCTTCGAGCAAGCTGGCCTCAAACCCGCGTTCAGGGTAGACCGGGCGCTCGTGGCGTCCCTGGGCGATGACTTCCAGGCGATCTTCGTGCGCGCTGCAGATGTCCCGGAGTACCTCGCCGATGGAGCCGCCGACCTCGGAGTCACGGGCCTCGACCTCGTAGAGGAGAGCGGCCGGAACGTCGAGCACGTGCTCGATCTCGGCTTCGGCCGTTGTCGGCTGGTCGTGGCAGTACGCGACGATTCGATCGCGACCAGCGCGACGGACCTGCCCGCCGGCACGCGGGTCGCCACGTCGTTCCCTCGTGTAGCGTCTCGATACTTCGAGGCGCTCGGCATCCCTATCGAGATCGCGCGGGTCTCGGGCTCGACGGAGATCGCGCCGCACTTGGGCATAGCGGACGTCATCGTGGATCTGACCTCCACCGGCTCGACGCTGCGCGTGAACGGGCTCAGGGAGATCGACACGATCCTCAACTCGTCCGCTCACCTGATCGCTCGACAGGAATCGCTCACCCACCACGCGAAACGGGACGCGATCCACGACCTGGCCACAGCGATCGAGTCGGTGCTGCGTGCACAGGAGAAGCGATACCTGATGGCCAACGTGCCGCGCGCCAAGCTCGACGAAGTCCGTCGGGTCATCCCCGGACTGTCGGGCCCCACGATCGTCGAGGTTCTCGACTCGGGAAGCTGGGTCGCCGCGCACGCGGTGGTGGACACCTCCGTGACGCCTTCATCGAGGGCCACGCTTCGGCAGCGCTCGTAG